Proteins found in one Podarcis muralis chromosome 5, rPodMur119.hap1.1, whole genome shotgun sequence genomic segment:
- the TNNC2 gene encoding troponin C, skeletal muscle isoform X1, whose product MVSMTDQQAEARSFLTEEMIAEFKAAFDMFDADGGGDISTKELGTVMRMLGQTPTKEELDAIIEEVDEDGSGTIDFEEFLVMMVRQMKEDAKGKSEEELAECFRIFDRNGDGFLDAEELVEIFQLSGESVTGEEIEELMKDGDKNNDGRIDFDEFLKMMEGVQ is encoded by the exons ATGGTAAGCATG ACGGACCAGCAGGCGGAAGCCCGGTCCTTCCTCACTGAGGAAATGATCGCGG AGTTCAAAGCCGCCTTTGACATGTTTGACGCGGACGGTGGCGGCGACATCAGCACCAAGGAGTTGGGCACCGTCATGAGGATGCTGGGGCAGACGCCCACCAAAGAGGAGCTGGACGCCATCATAGAGGAGGTGGATGAGGATG GCAGCGGAACCATCGACTTTGAGGAGTTCTTGGTCATGATGGTGCGCCAGATGAAAGAGGATGCCAAGGGAAAAAGTGAGGAGGAGCTGGCCGAGTGCTTCCGCATCTTTGACAG gaaTGGCGATGGCTTCCTGGATGCAGAGGAGCTGGTCGAGATCTTCCAGTTATCCGGAGAGTCTGTCACTGGAGAAGAGATCGAGGAGCTCATGAAGGACGGCGACAAAAACAACGATGGCCGGATCGACTTTGACG AGTTCCTGAAGATGATGGAGGGTGTGCAGTAA
- the TNNC2 gene encoding troponin C, skeletal muscle isoform X2, with protein MTDQQAEARSFLTEEMIAEFKAAFDMFDADGGGDISTKELGTVMRMLGQTPTKEELDAIIEEVDEDGSGTIDFEEFLVMMVRQMKEDAKGKSEEELAECFRIFDRNGDGFLDAEELVEIFQLSGESVTGEEIEELMKDGDKNNDGRIDFDEFLKMMEGVQ; from the exons ATG ACGGACCAGCAGGCGGAAGCCCGGTCCTTCCTCACTGAGGAAATGATCGCGG AGTTCAAAGCCGCCTTTGACATGTTTGACGCGGACGGTGGCGGCGACATCAGCACCAAGGAGTTGGGCACCGTCATGAGGATGCTGGGGCAGACGCCCACCAAAGAGGAGCTGGACGCCATCATAGAGGAGGTGGATGAGGATG GCAGCGGAACCATCGACTTTGAGGAGTTCTTGGTCATGATGGTGCGCCAGATGAAAGAGGATGCCAAGGGAAAAAGTGAGGAGGAGCTGGCCGAGTGCTTCCGCATCTTTGACAG gaaTGGCGATGGCTTCCTGGATGCAGAGGAGCTGGTCGAGATCTTCCAGTTATCCGGAGAGTCTGTCACTGGAGAAGAGATCGAGGAGCTCATGAAGGACGGCGACAAAAACAACGATGGCCGGATCGACTTTGACG AGTTCCTGAAGATGATGGAGGGTGTGCAGTAA